One part of the [Pantoea] beijingensis genome encodes these proteins:
- the rsfS gene encoding ribosome silencing factor: MQGKALQDFVIDKIDDLKGQEIVSLNVQGKSSITDCMIICTGTSTRHVMSIADHVVQESRAAGMMPLGVEGQTTADWIVVDLGEVIVHVMQEESRRLYELEKLWS; the protein is encoded by the coding sequence TTGCAAGGTAAAGCACTCCAAGACTTCGTTATTGACAAGATTGATGATCTTAAAGGTCAGGAAATCGTTTCGCTAAACGTTCAGGGCAAATCCAGCATCACAGACTGTATGATTATCTGCACTGGAACATCCACCCGCCACGTGATGTCCATTGCCGATCATGTGGTCCAGGAGTCCCGTGCGGCGGGTATGATGCCACTTGGCGTCGAAGGCCAAACCACCGCAGACTGGATTGTCGTTGACTTGGGCGAAGTCATTGTTCACGTCATGCAGGAAGAGAGTCGCCGTTTGTACGAGCTGGAAAAACTCTGGAGTTGA
- the rlmH gene encoding 23S rRNA (pseudouridine(1915)-N(3))-methyltransferase RlmH codes for MKLQLVAVGTKMPDWVQSGFMEYLRRFPKDMPLELIEVPAGKRGKNADIKRILEKEGEGMLAAVGKGNRIVTLDIPGHPWETPQLAHQLERWKQDGRDVSLLIGGPEGLSPACKAAAEQSWSLSALTLPHPLVRVLVAESLYRAWSITANHPYHRE; via the coding sequence GTGAAGTTGCAGCTTGTCGCCGTTGGCACCAAAATGCCGGATTGGGTACAAAGCGGTTTTATGGAATACCTGCGCCGATTTCCTAAAGATATGCCGCTGGAACTGATTGAGGTTCCAGCGGGTAAACGTGGCAAAAACGCTGATATTAAACGCATCCTTGAGAAAGAGGGTGAAGGTATGCTCGCCGCTGTTGGTAAGGGGAATCGTATTGTGACGCTGGATATTCCTGGCCACCCATGGGAAACCCCACAGTTAGCCCATCAGCTCGAGCGCTGGAAACAAGATGGTCGTGATGTCAGCTTGCTAATCGGTGGTCCGGAAGGTCTGTCGCCAGCTTGTAAAGCCGCAGCAGAACAAAGCTGGTCGCTCTCTGCCCTAACGCTCCCCCATCCGCTGGTGCGCGTGCTGGTTGCTGAGAGCCTGTATCGAGCCTGGAGCATCACCGCGAATCATCCTTATCATCGTGAATAA
- the nadD gene encoding nicotinate-nucleotide adenylyltransferase: protein MASLHALLGGTFDPIHYGHLRPVEALAQLTGLQKVTLLPNNVPPHRPQPEASSAQRVRMVELAIGDRPLFTLDRREMQRKTPSYTVETLEALRGEYGEQQPLAFIIGQDSLLTLHTWHRWHDLLTLCHLLVCRRPGYPTKMETPALQSWLDTHLTAQATALHQQPSGLIFQADTPLVPVSATEIRQRRHQGQSCDDLLPPAVIDYIEREGLYLKSFT from the coding sequence ATCGCCTCACTCCACGCCCTTCTGGGGGGAACTTTTGATCCCATTCATTATGGCCATCTCCGTCCAGTGGAAGCGCTTGCGCAGTTAACCGGATTGCAAAAAGTGACGCTGCTGCCAAATAACGTTCCGCCACATCGTCCGCAGCCCGAAGCTTCTTCGGCACAGCGGGTGAGAATGGTAGAACTGGCCATTGGCGACCGTCCGCTTTTCACACTGGATCGACGTGAAATGCAGCGAAAAACCCCCTCTTATACGGTGGAAACCCTGGAAGCACTGCGCGGAGAGTATGGAGAACAACAGCCACTGGCGTTTATCATTGGCCAGGACTCTCTGTTAACGTTACACACGTGGCATCGATGGCATGATTTACTGACGCTGTGTCATCTGCTGGTCTGCCGGCGACCCGGTTACCCCACAAAGATGGAGACGCCCGCATTGCAAAGCTGGCTGGATACCCATCTTACTGCACAGGCAACCGCCCTTCATCAGCAGCCATCAGGGCTTATTTTCCAGGCTGACACACCGTTGGTGCCGGTTTCCGCTACCGAAATTCGCCAACGTCGCCATCAGGGCCAATCCTGTGATGATCTACTCCCTCCTGCCGTCATTGACTATATTGAACGCGAAGGCCTGTATCTGAAGTCATTCACATGA
- the rlpA gene encoding endolytic peptidoglycan transglycosylase RlpA: protein MRKDWLWVGAASLLLAACTTTTQQSPVPQQPAYNGSVVEIGGVEPHYEPMNPGTNQDYKANGKTYRIIKDPSQFSETGLASWYGDEANGNQTATGETFDPEALTAAHPTLPLPGYARVTNLANGRQLVVRLNDRGPYTAGRIIDLSKAAGDRLNISNNTKVRVDYIAVAPDGTLSGPGTIGTTVAKQSYALPARPNLGGGMAMGTPAPSDQAYEPATAVNTRPVDNQALSSDDSMGAPVRSSGFLGAPTPLRAGILEGSEAPAPSINSTPVASSAAASTTSSTTSSTTTSASGYVVQVGALSDGTRARQWQASLSQRFGVPGTVSTNGAIHRVQLGPFSHRQQAVALQQRLASEAQQQSFITVAQSGM from the coding sequence ATGCGTAAGGATTGGCTTTGGGTGGGAGCAGCATCACTGCTGCTCGCCGCCTGTACTACCACAACACAGCAGTCCCCTGTGCCGCAGCAACCTGCATATAACGGGTCTGTGGTAGAAATCGGCGGTGTGGAGCCGCATTATGAACCGATGAATCCTGGCACCAACCAGGATTATAAAGCGAACGGCAAGACTTACCGTATTATCAAAGATCCTTCGCAGTTTAGTGAAACCGGACTTGCTTCCTGGTATGGCGATGAAGCCAACGGAAACCAGACGGCCACCGGTGAAACATTTGATCCTGAGGCATTAACCGCGGCTCACCCTACGCTACCGCTGCCTGGTTATGCGCGCGTCACCAACCTCGCGAATGGCCGACAACTGGTCGTAAGGCTTAACGATCGCGGCCCCTATACCGCCGGACGCATCATTGATTTATCAAAAGCGGCAGGCGATCGCCTGAATATTTCTAATAATACCAAAGTGCGCGTCGACTACATTGCCGTTGCACCAGACGGCACGCTTTCCGGCCCGGGTACGATTGGAACTACCGTTGCGAAACAAAGCTATGCGTTACCCGCTCGTCCAAATCTTGGCGGCGGCATGGCTATGGGGACTCCAGCGCCCAGCGATCAGGCTTACGAACCTGCAACTGCAGTGAACACACGGCCAGTAGATAATCAAGCGCTGAGCAGCGATGACAGTATGGGGGCTCCGGTTCGCAGTAGCGGTTTCCTTGGTGCACCCACCCCATTACGCGCAGGCATACTCGAAGGGAGTGAAGCCCCTGCCCCCTCGATAAACAGTACCCCTGTCGCGTCTTCTGCGGCAGCGTCGACCACATCATCGACCACATCATCGACAACAACGTCAGCCTCGGGCTATGTCGTACAGGTCGGCGCTTTAAGCGACGGTACACGCGCACGCCAGTGGCAGGCATCGCTGAGTCAACGGTTTGGCGTGCCAGGTACTGTCTCAACCAATGGCGCGATTCATCGCGTTCAACTGGGCCCGTTTAGTCATCGCCAGCAGGCCGTTGCTTTGCAGCAGCGTCTTGCCAGCGAAGCACAGCAGCAATCATTTATTACCGTCGCACAAAGCGGAATGTAG
- the mrdA gene encoding peptidoglycan DD-transpeptidase MrdA, with the protein MKLQRNSFRDYSAEQSLFVRRALIAFLGILALSSLLVVNLYHLQILRFDDYSTRSNQNRIKLVPVAPSRGIIYDRNGTPLALNRTIYQIELVPEKVDNLKQTLEDLRPVVNLTDEDLDAFEKERKRSRRFTSIALKTGLNDEQVARFAVNQYRFAGVEVKGYQRRFYPYGAALTHVIGYVSKINDRDVERLDKEGKWPNYAATHDIGKLGVERYYEDVLHGKTGYEEVEVNNRGRVIRQLHEQSPQAGRDIYLTIDLKLQQYIETLLTGSRAAVVVSDPRNGDILALVSMPSYDPNLFVDGISSKDYSTLLNDENRPLINRATQGTYPPASTVKPYVAVSALSAGVINRNTSLFDPGWWQLPGSEKRYRDWKRWGHGRLNVTKSLEESADTFFYQVAYDMGIDRLSAWMSKFGYGHLTGIDLSEERAGNMPTRDWKMKRFKKPWYQGDTIPVGIGQGYWTATPVQMNKAMMTLVNDGVIKVPHLLQATRENGALVPFRQPAETPIGDIHSGYWEIAKDGMYGVANRPNGTAHKSFADAPYKIAAKSGTAQVYGLKENETYNAHKIAERLRDHKLMTAFAPYDHPRVAVTMILENGGAGPAVGTIMRQILDHIMLGDNNTDLPDAPLVPSGYEGE; encoded by the coding sequence ATGAAATTACAACGCAACTCTTTTCGTGACTATTCTGCAGAACAATCGCTATTTGTTCGGCGCGCACTGATCGCATTTTTAGGCATTTTAGCGCTATCCAGCCTGCTGGTCGTCAATTTGTATCACTTGCAAATTTTACGTTTTGATGATTACAGCACGCGCTCTAACCAAAACCGAATCAAACTGGTTCCCGTAGCACCCAGCAGGGGCATCATTTACGATCGTAACGGTACGCCGTTGGCTTTAAACCGTACTATCTACCAAATTGAGCTCGTGCCGGAGAAAGTTGATAATCTGAAGCAAACACTTGAGGACCTGCGTCCTGTGGTCAATCTGACCGACGAAGATCTGGACGCCTTTGAAAAAGAGCGTAAACGCTCGCGCCGTTTCACCTCCATCGCATTGAAAACCGGCCTCAACGATGAACAAGTCGCTCGCTTTGCGGTTAACCAATACCGCTTTGCTGGCGTTGAAGTAAAAGGCTACCAGCGCCGCTTTTACCCTTACGGTGCCGCGCTAACACATGTTATTGGTTACGTTTCTAAAATTAACGATCGTGACGTTGAACGCCTTGATAAAGAGGGTAAATGGCCAAATTATGCCGCCACGCATGATATTGGTAAGTTGGGTGTGGAGCGCTATTACGAGGACGTCCTTCACGGTAAAACCGGCTACGAAGAAGTCGAGGTTAACAACCGCGGACGTGTGATTCGCCAGCTTCATGAGCAATCCCCACAAGCCGGACGTGATATTTACCTTACTATCGATCTGAAACTACAGCAGTATATCGAAACTCTGTTGACGGGTAGCCGTGCGGCGGTGGTGGTGAGCGACCCACGCAATGGCGATATCCTGGCGCTGGTTTCGATGCCAAGTTATGATCCTAATCTTTTCGTTGATGGAATCTCCAGCAAGGATTACAGCACCTTGCTGAACGATGAAAATCGCCCTCTCATCAATCGCGCTACCCAGGGGACTTATCCTCCAGCTTCAACGGTTAAGCCTTACGTTGCCGTTTCAGCATTAAGTGCAGGCGTCATTAACCGTAATACCAGCCTGTTCGATCCAGGCTGGTGGCAGCTTCCCGGCTCCGAAAAACGCTATCGCGACTGGAAACGCTGGGGGCATGGTCGCCTGAATGTTACTAAATCGCTGGAGGAATCCGCCGACACCTTCTTCTATCAGGTTGCCTATGATATGGGCATTGATCGCCTGTCAGCATGGATGAGTAAATTTGGTTATGGTCATTTGACCGGCATTGATCTTTCTGAAGAGCGCGCAGGCAATATGCCAACGCGCGACTGGAAAATGAAACGCTTTAAAAAACCCTGGTATCAAGGCGATACCATCCCGGTTGGGATCGGGCAAGGGTACTGGACGGCTACACCAGTACAAATGAACAAAGCCATGATGACCCTGGTTAATGATGGCGTGATCAAGGTGCCGCATCTGTTGCAAGCGACCCGAGAAAATGGTGCGCTGGTACCGTTTCGCCAGCCCGCAGAGACACCGATCGGTGATATCCATTCCGGCTACTGGGAAATTGCGAAAGACGGTATGTACGGTGTAGCAAACCGACCAAATGGAACCGCACATAAGAGTTTTGCGGATGCTCCCTATAAAATAGCCGCCAAATCGGGTACTGCCCAAGTCTATGGTTTGAAAGAAAATGAAACTTATAATGCACACAAAATTGCAGAACGCCTACGCGACCATAAATTGATGACGGCTTTTGCACCGTACGATCATCCACGCGTAGCCGTAACTATGATTCTGGAAAATGGCGGCGCGGGGCCGGCGGTAGGGACAATTATGCGTCAGATCCTCGACCACATTATGCTGGGCGATAACAATACAGATTTACCTGATGCACCGCTCGTGCCATCGGGCTATGAGGGTGAATGA
- the mrdB gene encoding peptidoglycan glycosyltransferase MrdB (rod shape-determining protein RodA): MNDSPQKKTIWTKIHIDPIFLVIIAGLLIYSAFVMWSASGQDPGMMERKIGQIFMGFLVMVVLAQVPPRVYEGWAPYLYIICVILLVAVDAFGQISKGAQRWLDLGVVRFQPSEIAKIAVPLMVARFINRDVCPPSLKNTGIALILIFMPTLLVAAQPDLGTAILIAASGLFVLFLSGMSWKLIGIAVLLVAAFIPVLWFFLMHDYQRDRVMMLLDPESDPLGAGYHIIQSKIAIGSGGLRGKGWLHGTQSQLEFLPERHTDFIFAVLAEELGLVGVLILLALYLLLIMRGLVIAARAQTTFGRVMAGGLMLILFVYVFVNIGMVSGILPVVGVPLPLVSYGGSALIVLMAGFGIVMSIHTHRKMLSKSV, encoded by the coding sequence ATGAATGATAGCCCGCAGAAAAAAACCATCTGGACAAAAATCCATATCGATCCGATCTTCCTTGTGATTATTGCCGGCTTGTTGATCTATAGCGCCTTCGTTATGTGGAGCGCCAGCGGGCAAGATCCCGGCATGATGGAGCGTAAAATCGGTCAAATTTTTATGGGATTTTTGGTCATGGTGGTACTGGCTCAGGTACCGCCGCGCGTCTATGAAGGCTGGGCCCCCTATCTTTATATCATTTGCGTAATATTACTGGTTGCCGTCGATGCCTTTGGTCAAATCAGTAAAGGTGCCCAGCGCTGGCTGGACCTCGGCGTTGTGCGTTTTCAACCTTCAGAAATCGCCAAAATTGCCGTACCACTGATGGTGGCGCGCTTTATCAATCGCGATGTTTGTCCTCCATCACTGAAGAACACCGGCATTGCACTGATATTGATTTTTATGCCCACACTGCTGGTTGCCGCGCAGCCCGATCTGGGGACCGCCATTCTCATTGCTGCATCCGGCCTGTTCGTACTGTTTCTTTCAGGCATGAGCTGGAAACTGATCGGCATTGCGGTATTGCTGGTCGCCGCGTTTATCCCGGTACTGTGGTTTTTCCTGATGCATGATTACCAGCGGGATCGCGTCATGATGTTGCTCGATCCAGAAAGCGATCCGCTCGGCGCGGGTTACCATATTATTCAGTCTAAAATCGCGATTGGCTCCGGAGGACTGCGTGGGAAAGGCTGGCTTCATGGCACCCAATCACAGCTGGAGTTCTTGCCTGAACGCCACACTGACTTTATTTTTGCGGTGTTAGCTGAGGAGCTTGGACTTGTTGGAGTATTAATTCTGCTCGCTCTCTATTTACTGCTTATTATGCGTGGGTTGGTTATCGCTGCACGTGCGCAAACCACCTTTGGCCGCGTGATGGCAGGTGGCCTGATGTTGATTCTGTTTGTCTATGTTTTCGTTAACATTGGTATGGTTAGTGGTATCTTACCTGTGGTTGGCGTACCCTTGCCGCTGGTCAGCTATGGCGGCTCCGCATTGATTGTACTTATGGCGGGATTCGGCATTGTTATGTCGATCCATACTCACCGAAAAATGTTATCAAAAAGCGTTTAA
- the holA gene encoding DNA polymerase III subunit delta, producing MIRIYPEQLNAQLHEGLRSCYLLSGNEPLLLQESQDAIRKAAQQQDFTEHYSVTLDASTDWDAVFGICQELSLFATRQTLLLTLPESGPNTAMAEQLLKLTTLLHSDILLILRSNKLTRSQENSAWFKALSVHAVVVPCLTPEQAQLPRWVNARAKSMKLSLDDAASQLLCYCYEGNLLALAQALERLSLLWPDGKLTLPRVEQAVNDAAHFTPFHWVDALLAGKSKRALHILRQMQSEENEPVILIRTLQRDLMTIMTLQRQMQTTPLRTLFDQQRVWQNRRQLFTDALQRLSDKQLLQAIRLLTRIEITLKQDYGQSLWLELETLSLLLCHKSFPESFCDA from the coding sequence TAACGCGCAGCTCCATGAGGGGCTGCGCTCCTGTTATCTGTTAAGCGGCAATGAGCCATTGCTGTTACAGGAGAGTCAAGACGCTATACGTAAGGCTGCTCAGCAACAGGATTTCACTGAACACTACAGCGTTACGCTGGATGCCAGTACCGACTGGGATGCCGTCTTTGGTATTTGTCAGGAACTTAGTCTGTTTGCGACCCGGCAAACGCTGCTGTTAACGCTGCCGGAAAGTGGTCCCAACACGGCAATGGCAGAGCAACTGCTTAAACTGACGACCCTGCTTCATAGCGATATCCTGCTGATATTACGCAGCAACAAGTTAACCAGATCGCAGGAAAATAGCGCATGGTTTAAAGCGTTAAGCGTGCATGCCGTCGTGGTTCCCTGTCTGACTCCGGAACAAGCACAACTTCCTCGCTGGGTTAATGCGCGGGCAAAGAGTATGAAATTGTCACTGGATGATGCCGCCAGCCAACTACTATGTTACTGCTATGAAGGTAATTTACTGGCTCTGGCACAGGCACTCGAGCGCCTTTCATTGCTCTGGCCGGATGGAAAACTGACTTTGCCGCGCGTTGAGCAGGCGGTAAACGATGCCGCTCACTTTACGCCTTTCCACTGGGTTGACGCTCTTCTGGCCGGAAAAAGTAAGCGGGCATTGCATATCCTGCGCCAGATGCAGTCTGAAGAGAATGAGCCTGTGATACTCATTCGTACGTTACAGCGCGATTTAATGACGATAATGACACTGCAACGTCAGATGCAAACCACCCCGCTTCGTACCTTATTCGATCAGCAACGCGTATGGCAGAATCGTCGCCAACTGTTTACGGACGCATTACAACGTCTCAGCGATAAGCAACTGCTACAGGCCATTCGCTTGTTAACCCGCATTGAAATCACGCTAAAGCAGGATTATGGCCAGTCGCTGTGGTTAGAGCTTGAAACGTTATCGCTACTGTTATGCCACAAATCGTTTCCTGAGAGTTTTTGTGATGCATGA